In a genomic window of Deltaproteobacteria bacterium:
- a CDS encoding NAD-dependent isocitrate dehydrogenase, with the protein MSTKVILIPGDGIGPSIADAVVRILDAAGARIDWTTHHAGAEVLATAGDPLPQTVVDAVRETGVALKGPVSTPIGGGFSSVNVRLRKQLDLYANLRPAHSLPNIPSRYENVDLVIVRENTEGLYSGIEHEVIPGVVESLKIMTRQACTRINQFAFGYARAYKRKKVTAVHKANIMKLADGLFLKCFREVAELYPEIQADDCIVDAAAMKLVINPKAFDVVVMENLYGDILSDLCAGLVGGLGVAPGANIGEKCAVFEAVHGSAPDIAGRNLANPTALLQSAVLLLRHIGQVAVADRIHAALLRTFAEGVRTKDLGGSAGTTEFTEAVVARLGA; encoded by the coding sequence ATGAGCACCAAGGTCATCCTCATCCCCGGCGACGGCATCGGCCCCTCCATCGCGGACGCGGTAGTCCGGATCCTGGACGCGGCCGGCGCACGCATCGACTGGACCACGCACCACGCGGGGGCCGAGGTCCTCGCCACCGCCGGAGATCCGCTCCCCCAGACAGTGGTGGACGCCGTGCGGGAGACGGGCGTCGCGCTGAAAGGGCCGGTCTCGACGCCCATCGGAGGGGGCTTCTCCTCGGTGAACGTGCGCCTGCGCAAGCAGCTCGACCTGTACGCGAACCTCCGGCCGGCCCATTCGCTGCCGAACATCCCGAGCCGCTACGAGAACGTGGACCTCGTGATCGTGCGCGAGAACACCGAGGGGCTCTACTCGGGGATCGAGCACGAGGTCATCCCGGGCGTGGTGGAGTCGCTGAAGATCATGACCCGCCAGGCCTGCACGCGGATCAACCAGTTCGCCTTCGGCTACGCGCGCGCCTACAAGCGAAAGAAGGTCACCGCCGTCCACAAGGCCAACATCATGAAGCTGGCCGACGGGCTCTTCCTGAAGTGCTTCCGCGAGGTGGCCGAGCTCTATCCCGAGATCCAGGCCGACGACTGCATCGTGGACGCCGCGGCGATGAAGCTGGTGATCAACCCGAAGGCCTTCGACGTCGTCGTCATGGAGAACCTCTACGGCGACATCCTCTCGGACCTCTGCGCGGGGCTCGTGGGGGGCCTCGGCGTGGCCCCCGGCGCGAACATCGGCGAGAAGTGCGCCGTCTTCGAGGCCGTGCACGGCTCGGCCCCCGACATCGCGGGCCGCAACCTGGCGAACCCGACGGCGCTCCTCCAGTCCGCGGTGCTCCTGCTGCGGCACATCGGGCAGGTGGCCGTGGCCGACCGCATCCACGCGGCGCTCTTGCGCACCTTCGCCGAGGGCGTGCGTACCAAGGACCTCGGCGGCAGCGCGGGGACGACCGAGTTCACCGAGGCCGTCGTGGCGCGGCTGGGGGCGTAG
- the queC gene encoding 7-cyano-7-deazaguanine synthase QueC, translating to MSTEAIVLLSGGLDSTTCLALAQEQGFACSALTFRYGQRHTVELEAAARVAKAFGVTRHLTVEIDLRAIGGSALTADLEVPKGRDVAEMGTGIPVTYVPARNTIFLSFALAWAEVLDVQDVFIGVNALDYSGYPDCRPGFIAAFEALAAEATRFGTEKGKRLRIHAPLMELDKAQIIRAGLALGVDYGLTHSCYDPAPDGGACGRCDACLLRRKGFAEAGLADPVRYLP from the coding sequence GTGTCAACGGAGGCTATCGTGCTCCTTTCGGGGGGCCTCGACTCGACGACCTGCCTGGCGCTGGCGCAGGAGCAGGGCTTCGCCTGCTCGGCGCTGACCTTCCGGTACGGGCAGCGGCACACGGTAGAGCTCGAGGCGGCCGCGCGCGTGGCGAAGGCCTTCGGCGTCACGCGGCACCTCACCGTGGAGATCGACCTGCGTGCCATCGGCGGCTCGGCGCTCACCGCGGACCTGGAGGTGCCCAAGGGGCGCGACGTGGCGGAGATGGGGACGGGGATCCCGGTGACCTACGTTCCGGCGCGCAACACGATCTTCCTCTCGTTCGCGCTGGCCTGGGCCGAGGTGCTGGACGTACAGGACGTCTTCATCGGCGTGAACGCGCTCGACTACTCGGGCTACCCCGACTGTCGCCCCGGTTTCATCGCCGCCTTCGAGGCGCTCGCCGCCGAGGCCACGCGCTTCGGCACCGAGAAGGGCAAGCGCCTTCGCATTCACGCACCGCTCATGGAGCTCGACAAGGCGCAGATCATCCGTGCCGGACTCGCGCTCGGCGTGGACTACGGCCTGACCCACAGCTGCTATGACCCGGCGCCGGACGGGGGCGCGTGCGGTCGCTGCGACGCGTGCCTCCTCCGTCGGAAGGGATTTGCCGAGGCGGGGCTCGCCGATCCTGTGCGATACCTGCCATGA
- a CDS encoding enoyl-CoA hydratase/isomerase family protein has translation MAEDTYETIQLEMDPDGVALCTLNRPEVHNALNFEMVRELDAAVAGLGERSELRALIFIGAGDKAFASGADIAELARRGKLDALRRINAGLFRRIEQLSVPTIAAIRGYALGGGCELALACDLRICGQGAQLGQPEVSLGIIPGAGATYRLPRLIGLGRAREIIFTGRRVSAAEALTIGLVNQVVPDEEVLAAARQLARTIAAHSPLAVRLAKAALNLAAEGTTDAGMALEATAQAVLFEDDEKVQRMSAFLEWRSKKGD, from the coding sequence ATGGCCGAGGATACCTACGAAACGATCCAGCTCGAGATGGACCCCGACGGGGTCGCGCTCTGCACGCTCAACCGCCCCGAGGTGCACAACGCGCTGAACTTCGAGATGGTGCGGGAGCTCGACGCCGCCGTGGCCGGGCTCGGCGAAAGGTCGGAGCTCCGCGCGCTCATCTTCATCGGGGCGGGGGACAAGGCCTTCGCGAGCGGCGCCGACATCGCCGAGCTCGCGCGGCGCGGGAAGCTGGACGCGCTCCGACGGATCAACGCCGGGCTCTTCCGCCGCATCGAGCAGCTCTCCGTGCCGACCATCGCGGCCATCCGAGGCTACGCGCTCGGCGGCGGCTGCGAGCTGGCGCTGGCCTGCGACCTGCGCATCTGCGGGCAGGGTGCGCAGCTCGGCCAGCCGGAGGTGAGCCTCGGCATCATCCCCGGGGCGGGGGCGACCTATCGGTTGCCGCGCCTCATCGGCCTCGGGCGAGCGCGCGAGATCATTTTCACCGGGCGGCGCGTGAGCGCGGCCGAGGCCCTGACCATCGGCCTCGTGAACCAGGTGGTCCCCGACGAGGAGGTCCTCGCGGCGGCCCGCCAGCTCGCGCGCACCATCGCCGCCCATAGCCCGCTGGCCGTGCGGCTGGCCAAGGCCGCGCTGAACCTCGCAGCCGAGGGGACGACCGACGCCGGGATGGCGCTCGAGGCCACGGCGCAGGCGGTGCTGTTCGAGGATGACGAGAAGGTGCAGCGCATGAGCGCCTTCCTCGAGTGGCGCAGCAAGAAGGGGGACTAA
- a CDS encoding benzoyl-CoA-dihydrodiol lyase → MPPISFETHPSRYKHWKLKLDDQVATLALDVDEAAGLAPGYSLKLNSYDLGVDLELADALQRLRFEHPEVRALVLRSGKERIFCAGANIYMLGLSSHAFKVNFCKFTNETRLGLEDLSATSGIRSVCGVGGACAGGGYELALACDEIVLVDDGSSTVSLPEVPLLAVLPGTGGLTRLVDKRKVRRDLADFFCTTAEGVRGQRAVEWGLVDAVVPKSGFEAALAERARVLAAQSDRPTSGPGVALPPIEPQVREEELRYRHVTLAIHRPSRIAQLTVKGPEGAQPSTPEAILAAGASYWPLAAFRELDHALLHLRFNEPEIGTLRLGTEGDPRAVLAVDAALEELRGFWLVRELRAFIKRTLKRLDLTARSLIAVVEPGSCFAGTLLELALAADRTYMLDDTGRPTALALSSLNGGAYPMGNGLSRLETRFLGRAGHAAALVARAGQALGPAEALSAGLVTFAPDELDFEDEVRLALEERAALSPDALTGMEASLRFAGPETLETKIFGRLSAWQNWIFQRPNAVGERGALKVYGQPSARPELDYRRT, encoded by the coding sequence ATGCCGCCCATCTCGTTCGAGACCCACCCGAGTCGCTACAAACATTGGAAACTGAAGCTCGACGACCAGGTCGCGACCCTCGCCCTGGACGTGGACGAGGCGGCCGGACTTGCCCCGGGCTATTCGCTCAAGCTCAATTCCTATGACCTCGGGGTGGACCTGGAGCTGGCCGACGCGCTCCAGCGGCTGCGCTTCGAGCACCCCGAGGTGCGCGCGCTGGTCCTGCGGAGCGGCAAGGAGCGCATCTTCTGCGCCGGGGCGAACATCTACATGCTCGGGCTCTCGTCGCACGCCTTCAAGGTGAACTTCTGCAAGTTCACCAACGAGACGCGCCTCGGCCTCGAGGACCTCTCCGCGACGTCGGGGATCCGCTCGGTCTGCGGCGTGGGCGGGGCCTGCGCCGGCGGGGGCTACGAGCTGGCCCTGGCCTGCGACGAGATCGTGCTCGTGGACGACGGCAGCTCGACGGTGAGCCTCCCCGAGGTGCCGCTCCTCGCCGTGCTCCCCGGCACCGGCGGCCTCACCCGGCTCGTGGACAAGCGCAAGGTGCGACGCGACCTGGCCGACTTCTTCTGCACCACGGCCGAAGGGGTGCGCGGTCAGCGCGCGGTGGAGTGGGGGCTCGTGGACGCGGTCGTGCCGAAGAGCGGGTTCGAGGCGGCGCTCGCCGAGCGGGCCCGGGTTCTCGCCGCGCAATCCGATCGCCCGACGAGCGGCCCCGGGGTGGCGCTGCCGCCGATCGAGCCCCAGGTGCGCGAGGAAGAGCTCCGCTACCGCCACGTCACGCTGGCCATCCACCGGCCGAGCCGCATCGCGCAGCTCACCGTGAAGGGGCCCGAGGGGGCGCAGCCGAGCACGCCGGAGGCGATCCTGGCTGCCGGCGCGAGCTACTGGCCGCTCGCCGCCTTTCGCGAGCTGGACCACGCGCTCCTCCACCTGCGCTTCAACGAGCCCGAGATCGGGACGCTGCGCCTCGGCACCGAGGGCGACCCCCGGGCCGTGCTGGCCGTGGACGCGGCGCTCGAGGAGCTCCGTGGCTTCTGGTTGGTGCGCGAGCTCCGCGCCTTCATCAAGCGCACGCTCAAGCGCCTCGACCTGACGGCCCGCAGCCTCATCGCGGTCGTGGAGCCCGGTTCGTGCTTCGCCGGCACGCTCCTCGAGCTGGCCCTGGCGGCCGACCGCACGTACATGCTGGACGACACCGGTCGCCCGACCGCGCTCGCCCTCTCGAGTCTGAACGGCGGCGCGTACCCGATGGGCAACGGGCTCTCGCGCCTCGAGACGCGTTTTCTCGGCCGCGCGGGGCACGCGGCGGCCCTCGTGGCCCGCGCGGGTCAGGCCCTCGGCCCGGCCGAGGCGCTCTCCGCCGGCCTCGTGACCTTCGCTCCCGACGAGCTCGACTTCGAGGACGAGGTGCGGCTCGCGCTCGAGGAGCGTGCGGCCCTCTCCCCCGACGCGCTCACCGGCATGGAGGCGAGCCTGCGCTTCGCCGGTCCCGAGACCCTCGAGACCAAGATCTTCGGCCGCCTCTCGGCCTGGCAGAACTGGATCTTCCAGCGCCCGAACGCGGTCGGCGAGCGGGGCGCGCTGAAGGTGTACGGCCAGCCCTCGGCTCGGCCCGAGCTCGACTACCGGAGGACCTGA
- the boxB gene encoding benzoyl-CoA 2,3-epoxidase subunit BoxB — translation MELEERIPNNVNLSSDKRLQRALEHWQPRYLDWWRDMGPEGFQTHHQIYLRTAVSADAKGWAQFDYVKLPDYRWGIFLAEPTPDRTIGFGDLYGQPVWQEVPGEHRNALRRLIVTQGDTEPASVEQQRQLGQICPSLYDLRNLFQVNVEEGRHLWAMVYLLHSHFGRDGREEAEGLLDRRSGNQDRPRILGAFNEPITNWLDFFMFTMFTDRDGKYQLLALAESGFDPLSRTTRFMLTEEAHHMFVGETGVNRVVERAAQLMCEQKGLAEDVRARGGIDLPTVQRYLNFWFAVSLDLFGGEISSNAAAYFASGLKGRDHEERQKDHLALEGFYPMDVVEQGALARKEVPLRTALNEVLRDGYIEDCQRGVDRWNKTLEKYGLSDRLSLPHKRFNRRIGIYSGQAFDPEGRPVSPEEWARRRDDWLPSRADGEYIQSLMAKPVVGAGQMANWLAPPARGINDQPIAFEYVRAEA, via the coding sequence ATGGAGCTAGAGGAGCGCATCCCGAACAACGTCAATCTCTCGTCGGACAAGCGGCTCCAGCGCGCGCTCGAGCACTGGCAGCCACGCTACCTCGACTGGTGGCGGGACATGGGGCCCGAGGGGTTTCAGACGCACCACCAGATCTACCTGCGCACGGCCGTCTCCGCCGACGCGAAGGGCTGGGCTCAGTTCGACTACGTGAAGCTTCCCGACTACCGCTGGGGGATCTTTCTGGCGGAGCCCACCCCCGATCGCACGATCGGTTTCGGCGACCTCTACGGGCAGCCGGTCTGGCAGGAGGTCCCGGGCGAGCACCGAAACGCGCTCCGGCGGCTGATCGTCACGCAGGGGGACACCGAGCCGGCCAGCGTCGAGCAGCAGCGGCAGCTCGGGCAGATCTGTCCGAGCCTCTACGACCTGCGGAACCTCTTCCAGGTGAACGTGGAGGAGGGGCGGCACCTCTGGGCCATGGTCTACCTGCTGCACTCGCACTTCGGTCGCGACGGGCGGGAAGAGGCCGAGGGGCTCCTCGACCGGCGGAGCGGCAATCAGGACCGGCCGCGCATCCTCGGGGCCTTCAACGAGCCGATTACGAACTGGCTCGACTTCTTCATGTTCACCATGTTCACCGACCGGGACGGCAAGTACCAGCTCCTCGCGCTGGCGGAGAGCGGGTTCGATCCGCTCTCGCGTACCACGCGCTTCATGCTCACCGAAGAGGCGCACCATATGTTCGTCGGTGAGACGGGGGTGAACCGCGTGGTGGAGCGCGCGGCCCAGCTCATGTGCGAGCAGAAGGGCCTCGCCGAGGACGTGCGCGCCCGCGGAGGCATCGACCTGCCGACGGTGCAGAGGTACCTGAACTTCTGGTTCGCGGTGAGCCTGGACCTCTTCGGCGGCGAGATCTCGAGCAACGCGGCGGCCTATTTCGCCTCGGGCCTGAAGGGGCGGGACCACGAAGAGCGGCAGAAGGACCACCTGGCGCTCGAGGGGTTCTACCCGATGGACGTGGTGGAGCAGGGGGCGCTCGCGCGCAAAGAAGTGCCGCTGCGCACGGCGCTGAACGAGGTGCTACGCGACGGCTACATCGAGGACTGTCAGCGCGGCGTGGACCGCTGGAACAAGACGCTCGAGAAGTACGGCCTCTCGGACCGGCTCTCGTTGCCCCACAAGCGCTTCAACCGCCGCATCGGCATCTACTCGGGGCAGGCCTTCGACCCCGAGGGGCGGCCGGTCTCGCCCGAGGAGTGGGCGCGACGGCGGGACGACTGGCTCCCGTCGCGCGCCGACGGCGAGTACATCCAGAGCCTGATGGCGAAGCCGGTGGTGGGCGCCGGGCAGATGGCGAACTGGCTGGCCCCGCCCGCCAGAGGGATCAACGATCAGCCGATTGCGTTCGAGTACGTGCGCGCCGAGGCGTGA